Below is a genomic region from Echinicola rosea.
TTCTATCAGGTTGATAAATACTACCATTACCGTACTGGCTACTCCTACTGCATACGATTCGAACACGAAGATCAAACCGATAAAGCTCAGGATTACAATGTGGCCTGCTGTGATCGCAACAAATAGTCGCACCATCAAAGCAAATGGTTTCGTAAATAGGCCGATAATTTCCACCGGAACAATAACAATAAGTAGCGGTAGAGGCACTCCTGGCGTGGCAACCACATGCTTCCAATAGTCCTTGTTACCGTTAAGATTAGTCGCAAACCATGTGAACACTGCAAGCGTCATGGTAACAGCAATGTTACCAGTCAGGTTAGCAGCACCGGGAACTAGCCCCATTAGGTTGCCGACCAAGATGAAGAAAAATATGGTTAATAAATAAGGTGTGAACTTCCTGTATTTCGGGCCGATATTTGGCTTGGCTACTTCGTCTCGCACAAACAACACCAATGGCTCGATAATAGAAGCAATGCCCTTAGGTGCTCCATGAGGGTTTCTTTTGTAGTTTCTTGCCGCAGAAAGTACTGCCCAGAAAATCATGAACACAACAATAATCAGCATGGCGACGTTCTTGGTAATGGACAAGTCTATAAAAGTCCTGCTTTCATCCACCGCATGCAGCTTATCGTGTTCATTGATATAATAACCATTGTGCTCTACACCAAAAGCGTGGGTTTCATGATCTTGGAAATCGCTGGACATATAAACCTCCAATCCTCGATCACCAGAATAAATAATCACCGGCAACGGAAGGGTCACATGGGTATGCCCAAAAGTAGCGAAATGCCATTCATGCGAATCCTTTATGTGGTGCATGATGAATCCCGTCTTGTTTTCACTTTCACCTTCCGCATCAGATGAAGCAAAAGCTGTAGTCGAGAGCGCCAGCAAAAATACTGACATCAAGGTGCTTAAGCACAGAATCTTACGAAGCATCAACTCAATTATTATAGACCTACTTAGAATGAGGGCGCAAGTTAGCTATTAAGCTGTATATATCAAACAACAAGTACAACAAATAGATGATAAAAAAATCTGCAAAAAACAAAATCTTATTGTCTATTTCTGTAAATAAACAAATAGCAATAAAAATAAGGCTTGCCAAAAACCTAATGATTGTTGCGCCCATTAGTATAGCTACAGAATTTTCTCTCGATTGTTTTAATAAAAATTGAATAAGCTGTCCGCTTACCAACATTAAACCAAAGTAAAAAATGATGATCTGCCAAACGCTGGAATGAACCCAGTCAGGCTTAAGATACTGCACCACCACGGTAAGCAATACCACAAAAATGGTAAGCATTAGCAGTGAGCCAATATGGGATTTGATAAACTTCATAATGTATCCGGTGAAAATGAAGTGCAAAAGTACGGATAAATTCTCATTTAGGAAGTTAGGCCTTCATTTCTTAGGCTGGATGATCTACCCTTGAACTACAGGAATCATTTCTTTAGGGACACAAACAAACTGTAAAAGGCCAAGCCTATAGCCGCAAAACAGCACAAAAGTAACCACACGGGAAATTTCATCTCGCTACCTTCTTGGATTACCCAGCCCAGCCATGTGCCCAATCCGATGATCGCGCACATCTGAAATGCCAGCCCAATGTACTTTA
It encodes:
- the atpB gene encoding F0F1 ATP synthase subunit A — translated: MLRKILCLSTLMSVFLLALSTTAFASSDAEGESENKTGFIMHHIKDSHEWHFATFGHTHVTLPLPVIIYSGDRGLEVYMSSDFQDHETHAFGVEHNGYYINEHDKLHAVDESRTFIDLSITKNVAMLIIVVFMIFWAVLSAARNYKRNPHGAPKGIASIIEPLVLFVRDEVAKPNIGPKYRKFTPYLLTIFFFILVGNLMGLVPGAANLTGNIAVTMTLAVFTWFATNLNGNKDYWKHVVATPGVPLPLLIVIVPVEIIGLFTKPFALMVRLFVAITAGHIVILSFIGLIFVFESYAVGVASTVMVVFINLIELLVAAIQAYVFTLFSAMYIGQAVAEHDHH
- a CDS encoding AtpZ/AtpI family protein, whose amino-acid sequence is MKNPNQKKKSPRDEYPEYVKYIGLAFQMCAIIGLGTWLGWVIQEGSEMKFPVWLLLCCFAAIGLAFYSLFVSLKK